Proteins encoded by one window of Enterobacter pseudoroggenkampii:
- the tssG gene encoding type VI secretion system baseplate subunit TssG, giving the protein MSDAATVPLRVHRLTKLPDAFWHGVRETPWRYDLFQLLRRIDAQGGERYPLGRAPLPKFEPLRIGQQPSMSFAPSTLAKVRQREESGLHEVSILSFGLFGPNGPLPVHMTEYARERIYHHQDTSLSAFADLFHHRLALLFYRAWADAQPTVSLDRADNRRFEGYLASLIGMGQPGQMNKGSLSSHARFTHAGHLTRHGRDPEGLEKILRSYFKAPVKLVSNVPQWMPLSTREQAQLGAGRRMPRMGESAFLGVAVRDVQHKFRIEIGPLSAEEYNRFLPGEAWVTELRDWVRQYAGVEFEWETRVILREDAVQGTTLGGAGRLGYNTWLGLQPRPVPRGDLVYCAER; this is encoded by the coding sequence ATGAGTGACGCCGCCACTGTACCGCTGCGCGTGCATCGCCTGACGAAGCTGCCGGATGCGTTCTGGCACGGGGTGCGCGAGACGCCCTGGCGCTACGATCTGTTTCAGCTGTTAAGGCGCATTGATGCCCAGGGCGGCGAGCGCTACCCGCTGGGCCGCGCGCCGCTGCCGAAATTTGAACCGCTGCGCATCGGCCAGCAGCCGTCGATGAGTTTTGCGCCGTCGACGCTGGCTAAGGTGCGTCAGCGGGAGGAAAGCGGGCTGCATGAGGTATCTATCCTCAGCTTCGGCCTGTTTGGCCCGAACGGCCCGCTGCCGGTCCACATGACCGAATACGCCCGCGAGCGTATTTATCATCATCAGGACACCAGCCTCAGCGCGTTTGCCGATCTGTTCCATCACCGCCTTGCGCTGCTGTTTTACCGTGCCTGGGCGGATGCGCAGCCCACTGTCTCACTGGATCGCGCCGATAACAGGCGTTTTGAAGGCTACCTGGCGTCGCTGATTGGCATGGGGCAGCCGGGTCAGATGAACAAAGGCAGCCTGAGCTCGCATGCCCGCTTTACCCACGCCGGACACCTGACCCGTCACGGGCGGGATCCGGAGGGGCTGGAGAAGATCCTGCGCAGCTATTTTAAGGCGCCGGTTAAGCTGGTGAGCAACGTGCCGCAGTGGATGCCGCTTTCCACGCGCGAGCAGGCGCAACTGGGAGCAGGACGCCGCATGCCGCGCATGGGTGAGTCCGCCTTTCTCGGCGTCGCCGTCCGCGACGTGCAGCATAAGTTTCGCATCGAGATTGGCCCGCTGAGCGCGGAGGAGTACAACCGTTTTCTGCCGGGGGAAGCGTGGGTCACCGAGCTGCGTGACTGGGTGCGTCAGTACGCCGGGGTGGAGTTTGAATGGGAAACACGGGTGATCCTGCGTGAAGACGCGGTGCAGGGCACCACGCTCGGCGGTGCCGGGCGATTAGGCTACAACACCTGGCTGGGCCTTCAGCCGCGGCCTGTCCCGCGTGGCGATCTGGTGTATTGCGCAGAGCGATAA
- a CDS encoding type VI secretion system accessory protein TagJ, whose translation MNTLYQHLAGESLNDALARLEAEIKARPADADLRAAFVQFLTLSGNWTRALTQLKSWLALKPQAKPTVTLLEQSIQGELQRAQVMAGQARPAMPETQWPWLTTLAAALSEEGERAQALRLEALEQAQANPGSVTLENEETQAFDWLMDGDARLGPVCETIVNGRYFWLPFNAIAEIRFQAPASVTDLVWRHALVRLTDGTEQVCQIPARYPFAADASDAVKLGRTTDWHPLDTDGTLYEGQGQKAWLSEQSESPLLSLSLVTFATDGADE comes from the coding sequence ATGAATACGCTCTATCAACACCTGGCGGGTGAGTCGCTTAACGACGCGCTCGCGCGCCTTGAAGCTGAAATCAAAGCCCGTCCGGCGGATGCCGACCTCCGCGCCGCGTTCGTGCAGTTTTTAACCCTCAGCGGCAACTGGACGCGTGCCCTGACCCAGCTGAAAAGCTGGCTGGCGTTGAAGCCGCAGGCGAAGCCCACCGTCACGCTGCTGGAGCAGTCCATTCAGGGCGAGCTGCAGCGCGCGCAGGTGATGGCGGGACAGGCGCGTCCGGCGATGCCTGAAACCCAGTGGCCGTGGCTGACCACCCTTGCCGCGGCGCTGAGCGAGGAGGGCGAGCGCGCGCAGGCGCTGCGTCTGGAAGCCCTTGAACAGGCGCAGGCAAACCCTGGTAGTGTCACCCTTGAAAACGAGGAGACGCAGGCCTTTGACTGGCTGATGGACGGCGATGCCCGTCTCGGCCCGGTGTGCGAAACCATCGTCAACGGCCGCTATTTCTGGCTGCCGTTTAACGCCATCGCGGAGATCCGTTTCCAGGCGCCTGCCAGCGTCACCGATCTGGTCTGGCGTCACGCGCTGGTGCGCCTGACCGACGGTACGGAACAGGTGTGTCAGATCCCGGCGCGTTACCCGTTTGCAGCCGATGCCTCTGATGCGGTCAAACTGGGGCGCACCACCGACTGGCACCCGCTCGATACTGACGGCACGCTGTATGAAGGCCAGGGCCAGAAGGCCTGGCTGAGCGAGCAAAGCGAAAGCCCGCTGCTGTCCTTGAGCCTCGTGACGTTCGCGACGGATGGAGCCGATGAGTAA
- the tssH gene encoding type VI secretion system ATPase TssH: MSEISRAVLFGKLDTLLFTSLESATAFCKLRGNPYVELVHWLHQLMQQQDGDLQQVIRHFALDEQQLTRDIVAALDVLPRGASSVSDLSEHIDSAVERAWVFGSLKFGVSRIRGGHLLIGMLKTWNLANVLKSISSQFTRLNVEVLIEQFDAICANSKETQQAAAAVDAPAGAVPAAQGTLAQYGQDLTARARDGKIDPVVGRDEEIRQMVDILMRRRQNNPLLTGEAGVGKTAVVEALALRIADGDVPEPLQNIQLWLLDIGMLQAGAGMKGEFEARLQALINEVQSSATPIILFIDEIHTLIGAGGQQGTGDAANLLKPALARGQLRTIGATTWAEYKKYIEKDPALTRRFQTVQVHEPDEAKAILMLRSTVSPLETHHQVLLLDEAVSAAVKLSHRYIPARQLPDKAVALLDTACARVAVSQSAPPAQLEDCLRHIAALDVEIEIAEREARVGAGDAERVATLRAERDAYETKREALSRRWEEERSLVQEIIRLRAALFAAGEEYTAELRGKLTEQQQALNALQGDEPLLFAAVDENVVAAVVSDWTGIPLGRMVKNEIDAVLNLADTLNQRVIGQRHGLDLIARRVKTSRAKLDDPNKPVGVFMLCGPSGVGKTETALALAESLYGGEQNVITINMSEFQEAHTVSTLKGAPPGYVGYGEGGVLTEAVRRRPYSVVLLDEIEKAHPDVHEIFFQVFDKGWMEDGEGRHIDFRNTIIILTSNVGTDLISAMCADPELVPEPDALSGALRQPLLEVFPPALLGRLLVVPYYPLSDEMLGQIVRLQLKRIQRRLEENHSIISEFDDSVVEQIVQRCTEVESGGRMVDAILTNTLLPQMSQILLTASRSDEQYRRLHVTCEQGEFHCQFAA, from the coding sequence ATGTCAGAAATAAGCCGTGCCGTGCTTTTCGGCAAACTGGATACTCTGTTATTTACCTCTCTGGAAAGCGCCACTGCGTTCTGCAAGCTGCGCGGCAACCCCTATGTTGAGCTGGTGCACTGGCTGCATCAGCTGATGCAGCAGCAGGATGGCGATCTGCAGCAGGTCATCCGCCACTTTGCCCTTGATGAACAGCAGCTGACGCGCGATATCGTTGCCGCGCTGGATGTCCTTCCGCGCGGGGCGAGTTCCGTTTCCGATCTCTCCGAACACATCGACAGCGCCGTGGAGCGCGCCTGGGTCTTCGGCTCGCTGAAGTTTGGCGTCAGCCGTATTCGCGGCGGCCATTTGCTGATCGGCATGCTGAAAACCTGGAATCTGGCCAACGTGCTGAAAAGCATCTCGTCGCAGTTCACCCGCCTTAACGTCGAGGTGCTGATTGAGCAGTTCGACGCTATTTGCGCCAACAGCAAAGAGACACAGCAGGCCGCTGCTGCCGTCGATGCACCGGCGGGTGCAGTACCGGCTGCGCAGGGGACGCTGGCCCAGTACGGCCAGGATCTGACCGCCCGCGCCCGCGACGGGAAGATTGACCCGGTTGTCGGGCGCGACGAGGAGATCCGCCAGATGGTGGATATCCTGATGCGTCGTCGCCAGAACAACCCGCTGCTGACCGGGGAAGCCGGGGTCGGGAAAACGGCGGTGGTGGAAGCTCTGGCGCTGCGTATCGCCGACGGCGACGTGCCGGAGCCGCTGCAGAACATTCAGCTGTGGCTGCTGGATATCGGCATGCTGCAGGCCGGTGCAGGCATGAAAGGCGAGTTTGAAGCCCGTCTGCAGGCGCTCATTAACGAAGTCCAGTCCAGCGCCACGCCGATCATTCTGTTTATTGATGAGATCCACACCCTGATTGGCGCAGGCGGCCAGCAGGGGACCGGCGATGCGGCAAACCTGCTTAAGCCCGCGCTGGCGCGCGGTCAGCTGCGCACCATCGGCGCCACCACCTGGGCGGAATACAAAAAGTACATCGAGAAAGACCCGGCGCTGACCCGTCGTTTCCAGACGGTGCAGGTTCACGAGCCGGACGAAGCGAAAGCCATTCTGATGCTGCGCAGCACCGTGTCACCGCTGGAGACGCACCACCAGGTTCTGCTGCTTGACGAAGCGGTCAGCGCGGCGGTGAAGCTGTCGCATCGCTACATTCCGGCGCGTCAGCTGCCGGACAAAGCCGTTGCCCTGCTCGACACCGCCTGCGCCCGCGTCGCGGTCAGCCAGAGCGCGCCGCCTGCGCAGCTGGAAGACTGCCTGCGCCATATTGCCGCGCTGGACGTGGAAATTGAGATCGCAGAACGCGAGGCGCGCGTCGGTGCCGGAGACGCTGAGCGCGTAGCAACGTTACGCGCCGAACGCGACGCGTATGAGACAAAACGCGAAGCCCTGTCCCGGCGCTGGGAAGAAGAGCGCAGTCTGGTGCAGGAGATTATCCGTCTGCGCGCCGCGCTGTTCGCGGCGGGCGAGGAATATACCGCTGAGCTGCGCGGCAAGCTGACGGAACAGCAGCAGGCGCTGAACGCCTTACAGGGTGATGAACCGCTGCTGTTTGCGGCGGTGGATGAAAACGTGGTTGCCGCGGTGGTCTCTGACTGGACCGGGATTCCGCTGGGCCGGATGGTGAAAAACGAGATCGACGCGGTGCTCAACCTTGCCGACACGCTGAACCAGCGCGTTATCGGCCAGCGTCACGGTCTGGATCTGATTGCCCGCCGCGTGAAAACCTCGCGGGCGAAGCTCGACGATCCCAACAAACCGGTGGGCGTCTTTATGCTGTGCGGCCCGTCCGGCGTCGGTAAAACCGAAACCGCGCTGGCGCTCGCGGAGTCGCTGTACGGCGGCGAGCAGAACGTTATCACCATCAACATGAGTGAGTTCCAGGAAGCACACACCGTGTCCACCTTAAAAGGTGCGCCTCCGGGATACGTAGGGTATGGTGAAGGCGGCGTGTTGACCGAGGCCGTGCGCCGCCGCCCGTACAGCGTGGTGCTGCTGGACGAAATTGAAAAAGCGCACCCGGACGTCCACGAAATCTTCTTCCAGGTCTTTGATAAAGGCTGGATGGAAGACGGAGAGGGGCGCCACATTGATTTCCGTAACACCATCATTATTCTGACGTCTAACGTCGGCACCGACCTGATTAGCGCCATGTGCGCCGATCCGGAGCTGGTGCCGGAGCCGGACGCCTTGAGCGGCGCGCTGCGCCAGCCGCTGCTGGAGGTGTTCCCACCGGCACTGCTGGGCCGTCTGCTGGTGGTGCCGTATTACCCGCTCAGCGACGAGATGCTGGGGCAGATTGTTCGCCTGCAGCTCAAGCGCATTCAGCGTCGTCTGGAAGAGAATCACAGCATTATTTCTGAGTTTGACGACAGCGTGGTGGAACAGATTGTTCAGCGCTGTACCGAGGTGGAGTCCGGCGGCCGCATGGTGGACGCTATTCTGACCAACACTCTGCTGCCTCAGATGAGCCAGATCTTACTTACCGCCAGCCGCAGCGACGAGCAGTACCGACGTCTGCACGTCACCTGCGAGCAGGGCGAGTTTCACTGTCAGTTTGCCGCGTAA
- the tssF gene encoding type VI secretion system baseplate subunit TssF, whose product MESKLLEYYNRELAYLREMGAEFAERYPKVAGRLGMRGIEVADPYTERLMEGFAFLTSRVQMKMDAEFPRFSQRLLEMIAPNYLAPTPSMAIAEIEPDSSRGDLSKGFIVPRGTMMDSLALKKTGVTCSYTTAHEVNLLPLKIDKVELGGVPADLPLAQLGLSQRGIGSALRIRIACDGPQNLGHLDFDRLEFFLGGPDIEALKLLELVMEHHVGIVCQTVGPQPQRQLLASDALRQEGFEPDQALLPDDLRNFDGYRLLQEYFAFPARFRFISLSGLSTLIQRCEDEKAFDIFILLDKSDEQLERVVDASHLALHCTPVINLFPKVAARQKLNEGQHEYHLVVDNIRPLDYEIYAVKKIYGSADGQRDDQTFRPFWSTWSGDAGNYGAYFSLRREQRVLSEHALRYGTRTGYIGSEVFVSLVDEQHAPWQENLRYISAEVLCTSRDLPLMLQQELGQFIMADSMPVKSLTLRKGPTPPRPALAEGFSTWRLISQLQMNYLSLMDSENEEGAVALRQLLGLYANLAETPVARQVEGVRHCVLEPVHRRVPEPGPVVFARGIGITLTVDERAFSGASPWLFGSVMERLFARLVSINSFTEFTLKSQQRGEIGYWAPRMGKRALI is encoded by the coding sequence ATGGAAAGTAAACTGCTCGAATACTACAACCGCGAGCTGGCCTACCTGCGCGAAATGGGGGCCGAGTTTGCCGAACGCTATCCTAAAGTCGCCGGGCGGCTGGGCATGCGCGGCATCGAGGTGGCGGACCCGTATACCGAACGTCTGATGGAGGGCTTCGCCTTCCTGACCTCCCGCGTGCAGATGAAAATGGACGCGGAGTTTCCGCGCTTCTCCCAGCGTCTGCTGGAGATGATTGCGCCGAACTATCTTGCGCCCACGCCGTCGATGGCGATCGCGGAGATTGAGCCCGACAGCAGCAGGGGTGACCTGAGCAAGGGCTTCATTGTGCCGCGCGGTACCATGATGGACAGCCTGGCGCTGAAAAAAACCGGCGTGACCTGCAGCTATACCACGGCCCACGAGGTCAACCTGCTGCCGCTGAAAATCGACAAGGTCGAGCTGGGCGGCGTGCCCGCCGATCTGCCGCTCGCGCAGCTGGGGCTGAGCCAGCGGGGGATCGGCAGCGCTCTGCGGATCCGCATCGCCTGCGACGGCCCGCAAAACCTCGGGCACCTGGATTTCGACCGTCTGGAATTTTTCCTCGGCGGTCCGGATATTGAAGCGCTGAAGCTGCTGGAGCTGGTGATGGAGCACCACGTTGGGATCGTCTGTCAGACGGTCGGCCCGCAGCCGCAGCGACAGCTGCTGGCGTCGGATGCGCTGCGCCAGGAGGGTTTTGAGCCTGACCAGGCGCTGCTTCCGGACGATCTGCGCAACTTTGACGGCTATCGCCTGCTGCAGGAGTATTTCGCGTTTCCGGCCCGTTTCCGCTTCATTAGCCTCAGCGGCCTGAGCACGCTTATCCAGCGCTGTGAAGACGAAAAAGCCTTCGACATCTTCATTCTGCTGGATAAGTCGGATGAGCAGCTGGAGCGCGTGGTCGATGCCAGCCACCTGGCGCTGCACTGCACGCCGGTCATCAACCTGTTCCCCAAGGTCGCGGCGCGTCAGAAGCTGAATGAAGGCCAGCATGAATACCATCTGGTGGTGGATAACATCCGTCCGCTGGATTATGAAATTTACGCGGTCAAAAAAATCTATGGCAGCGCGGACGGCCAGCGTGATGACCAGACGTTTCGTCCGTTCTGGAGCACCTGGAGCGGCGATGCGGGCAACTACGGGGCCTATTTTTCCCTGCGCCGCGAACAGCGCGTGCTGTCCGAACACGCCCTGCGCTACGGTACGCGTACCGGCTATATCGGCTCGGAGGTCTTTGTCTCGCTGGTGGATGAACAGCACGCCCCCTGGCAGGAAAACCTGCGCTATATCTCTGCCGAGGTGCTCTGCACCAGCCGCGATCTGCCGCTGATGCTGCAGCAGGAGCTCGGGCAGTTCATTATGGCCGATTCCATGCCGGTGAAATCCCTCACGCTGCGTAAAGGCCCGACGCCGCCGCGTCCGGCGCTGGCCGAAGGGTTCAGCACCTGGCGGCTCATCAGCCAGCTGCAGATGAACTACCTCAGCCTGATGGACAGCGAAAACGAAGAGGGCGCAGTCGCGCTGCGACAGCTGTTAGGGCTGTACGCCAACCTGGCAGAAACGCCCGTGGCGCGTCAGGTGGAAGGCGTTCGTCACTGCGTGCTGGAGCCGGTTCACCGCCGCGTGCCTGAACCCGGCCCGGTCGTTTTCGCCCGCGGGATCGGCATTACCCTGACGGTGGATGAGCGAGCCTTTTCCGGCGCCAGTCCGTGGCTCTTCGGCAGCGTGATGGAGCGTCTCTTTGCCCGTCTGGTGTCGATCAACAGCTTTACGGAGTTCACCCTGAAAAGTCAGCAGCGCGGCGAGATTGGCTACTGGGCGCCGCGCATGGGTAAAAGGGCGCTGATATGA
- the tssE gene encoding type VI secretion system baseplate subunit TssE, whose product MSNPAGEGDLLRSGWQARSKQEKVGARDKMQPSLLDRLTDNDPEKKRESANSNLITHAALRRNVLRDLQWLFNTINHDASGDLSALPHVSRSVVNFGVAPLAGKRMSDIEWHDIQRKLTEAIINFEPRILPQGLQVRCVSDTSSLDLHNVLSIEIKGRLWCVPYPLEFLFRTDVDLENGHFELKDAG is encoded by the coding sequence ATGAGTAATCCCGCTGGCGAAGGCGATCTGCTGCGCAGCGGCTGGCAAGCCCGCAGCAAGCAGGAGAAGGTGGGGGCGCGCGACAAAATGCAGCCTTCGCTGCTCGATCGCCTCACTGATAACGACCCGGAAAAAAAGCGCGAGTCGGCCAACAGCAATCTGATCACCCATGCCGCCCTGCGCCGCAATGTCCTGCGCGATCTGCAGTGGCTGTTTAATACCATCAACCACGATGCCTCCGGTGATTTGAGCGCGTTACCGCACGTGAGCCGCTCGGTGGTTAACTTCGGCGTCGCGCCGCTGGCCGGGAAAAGAATGTCGGACATCGAATGGCACGACATTCAGCGCAAGCTCACCGAGGCCATCATCAATTTTGAACCGCGCATTTTGCCGCAGGGGCTGCAGGTCCGCTGCGTGTCGGATACCTCCTCGCTGGATCTGCACAACGTGCTCTCCATCGAGATCAAAGGGCGTTTATGGTGTGTGCCTTACCCGCTGGAGTTTCTGTTTCGTACCGATGTCGATCTGGAAAACGGCCATTTTGAACTGAAAGATGCGGGGTAA
- a CDS encoding type VI secretion system Vgr family protein, whose protein sequence is MLNRITVQLPVEGLLFWKLTGREAMSESFALTLTVLGTDARIDRSKLLGQPVTVTIPTQSLLTSRYINGKITRVAVSAVELTGTRYAVYQLTVEPDLWPMKRDRNLRIFQGQTVPQIVKTLLGEHQVNVEDKLTGSYRVWDYCVQYQESSLDFISRLMELEGIAYHFRHEADKHTLVLTDAATQYQPFSGYEVIPYHQTPSGGSTDEEGISQWALEDSVTPGIYSLDDYDFRKPNAWLFQAQQNPASPKPGSIDVYDWPGRFVDKGHGEFYARIRQERWQVEHQQIQATATAAGIAPGHTFTLTNAPFFSDNGEYLVTAAGYHLEENRYASGEGETIHRTDFTVIPSAVVYRPAQSTAWPRTYGPQTAKVVGPNGESIWTDKYGRVKVKFHWDRLAKGDDTSSCWVRVSSAWAGQGYGGVQIPRVGDEVVVDFINGDPDRPIITGRVYNDASMPPWVLPAAATQMGFYSRSKDGHKDNANILRFEDKAGHEQIWIHAEKNMDTDIENSETHDVGVDRRKTIGQDENITIKRNLKSDVGNNETHNIGNKHVINVGKDQTVLTMDKEGNALLESVTTIKLKVKDNYILIAPDTIEIHVGQGNLKAEAVEQAIFKGDELTKLGDGINTELKANDTVSITGTNLTDIKGAIVKVNS, encoded by the coding sequence ATGCTCAACCGAATTACCGTTCAGCTCCCGGTGGAGGGGCTTCTGTTCTGGAAACTGACGGGCCGCGAGGCGATGTCCGAGTCGTTCGCGCTGACGCTGACCGTGCTCGGCACGGACGCGCGCATCGACCGCAGTAAGCTGCTGGGCCAGCCGGTCACGGTGACCATCCCGACGCAGAGCCTGCTGACGTCCCGCTATATTAACGGCAAGATTACCCGCGTGGCGGTCAGCGCCGTTGAGCTGACGGGCACCCGCTATGCGGTGTACCAGCTGACGGTGGAGCCGGACCTGTGGCCGATGAAGCGCGACCGTAACCTGCGTATTTTCCAGGGGCAGACGGTGCCGCAGATTGTGAAAACCCTGCTCGGTGAGCATCAGGTCAACGTTGAGGACAAACTCACCGGCAGCTACCGGGTGTGGGACTACTGCGTGCAGTATCAGGAGTCGAGCCTGGACTTCATCAGCCGCCTGATGGAGCTGGAGGGGATTGCGTATCACTTCCGCCATGAGGCGGACAAGCACACCCTGGTGCTCACCGACGCCGCCACGCAGTACCAGCCGTTCAGCGGCTATGAGGTCATTCCTTACCACCAGACGCCGTCAGGCGGCAGTACGGATGAAGAGGGCATCAGCCAGTGGGCGCTGGAGGACAGCGTGACGCCGGGGATTTACAGCCTTGACGACTATGACTTCCGCAAGCCGAACGCGTGGCTGTTCCAGGCCCAGCAGAACCCGGCGTCGCCGAAGCCGGGCAGCATCGACGTGTACGACTGGCCGGGTCGCTTTGTGGACAAGGGGCACGGGGAGTTCTATGCCCGCATCCGTCAGGAACGCTGGCAGGTGGAGCACCAGCAGATTCAGGCCACCGCGACGGCGGCGGGGATTGCGCCGGGGCACACCTTCACCTTAACCAACGCGCCGTTCTTCAGCGACAACGGTGAGTATCTGGTGACGGCGGCGGGTTACCACCTCGAAGAGAACCGCTATGCCAGCGGCGAGGGGGAGACCATTCACCGGACTGATTTCACGGTCATCCCGTCGGCGGTGGTGTACCGTCCGGCGCAGAGCACGGCGTGGCCGCGCACCTACGGCCCGCAGACGGCGAAAGTGGTGGGGCCGAACGGGGAGAGTATCTGGACGGACAAATACGGTCGGGTGAAGGTGAAGTTCCACTGGGACCGTCTGGCGAAGGGCGATGACACCAGCTCCTGCTGGGTGCGCGTGTCGAGCGCGTGGGCGGGCCAGGGCTACGGCGGGGTGCAAATCCCGCGCGTCGGCGATGAGGTGGTGGTGGACTTTATCAACGGCGACCCGGACCGTCCGATCATTACCGGGCGCGTGTACAACGACGCGAGCATGCCGCCGTGGGTGCTGCCGGCTGCGGCGACGCAGATGGGCTTTTATAGCCGCAGCAAAGATGGCCATAAAGACAATGCCAATATTCTCCGTTTTGAAGATAAAGCCGGGCACGAGCAGATCTGGATCCATGCAGAAAAAAATATGGATACGGATATTGAAAATTCTGAAACTCATGATGTCGGTGTCGATCGTAGAAAAACCATCGGACAGGATGAGAATATTACGATTAAGCGGAACCTGAAATCAGATGTAGGTAATAATGAAACGCATAATATTGGTAACAAGCACGTTATAAACGTTGGGAAAGATCAAACCGTCTTGACCATGGATAAAGAGGGTAACGCGCTGCTGGAATCTGTGACCACGATTAAACTCAAAGTTAAAGACAACTATATTCTGATCGCCCCGGATACCATTGAGATTCACGTAGGCCAGGGCAACCTCAAAGCAGAGGCTGTGGAACAAGCCATCTTCAAAGGTGATGAGCTTACAAAACTAGGTGATGGGATCAATACCGAGCTCAAGGCAAATGATACGGTGAGTATAACGGGAACTAACCTTACCGATATTAAGGGCGCGATTGTAAAAGTTAACAGTTAA
- a CDS encoding serine/threonine protein kinase: MTDNDNNRTVPNALPVGYRFNEFEIKEVIGGGGFGIVYRAWDHQLERTIAIKEFMPSSLAVRGDDMTLVLRSERFGKAFSAGLNSFIQEARLLARFNHPNLLHVLRFWVQNDTAYMGTLFYSGTTLSRLREEKPELINEAWIRRTLPMLFGAIKTIHDEGYLHRDISLDNIQIQDNGLPVLLDFGSARRTIGNLSDETETMLRPGFAPIEQYTDDNESEQGPWTDIYALGAVLRTLIVGSPPPVSVVRSIQDTCKPLVEIMPQGYSIPLLQAIDRALALHMEDRPQSIDEFAALIEMPVAGINDVLTAKKPGTMLVPVEDEKPASLLDWRRYKIPGMVAAGVLVGIVAGAMIFSGGNDAPEQAAQAPAETRPTETAANAPDVKPETAKVSEPATAQQTPPPAASPVALVYIRILDGETLKVNGEPKALRPGTNGYASLKLPAGEAKIELQGNGRTRGQTLDIAKPGTWLVNP; encoded by the coding sequence ATGACGGATAATGATAACAATCGGACTGTCCCAAACGCGCTCCCGGTCGGGTACCGCTTCAACGAGTTTGAAATCAAAGAGGTGATCGGCGGCGGCGGTTTTGGCATTGTCTATCGCGCGTGGGATCACCAGCTCGAACGCACTATCGCTATCAAAGAATTTATGCCTTCCTCGCTCGCCGTACGCGGCGACGACATGACCCTGGTGTTGCGCAGCGAGCGCTTTGGCAAAGCGTTCTCCGCGGGCCTGAACAGCTTCATTCAGGAAGCGCGTCTGCTGGCGCGCTTTAACCACCCGAACCTGCTGCACGTCCTGCGCTTCTGGGTGCAAAACGACACGGCCTACATGGGGACGCTGTTTTACAGCGGCACCACGCTGTCACGCCTGCGTGAAGAAAAGCCGGAGCTGATCAACGAAGCCTGGATCCGCCGCACGCTGCCGATGCTGTTCGGTGCGATCAAGACCATCCACGACGAAGGCTACCTGCACCGCGACATCTCTCTGGATAACATCCAGATCCAGGATAACGGCCTGCCGGTGCTGCTCGATTTCGGCTCCGCGCGCCGCACCATCGGTAACCTCTCCGACGAAACGGAAACCATGCTGCGCCCGGGCTTTGCGCCGATTGAGCAGTACACCGACGACAACGAAAGCGAGCAGGGCCCGTGGACGGATATTTACGCCCTCGGCGCCGTGCTGCGTACCCTGATTGTGGGTTCTCCGCCGCCGGTCAGCGTGGTGCGCTCTATTCAGGATACCTGCAAACCGCTGGTAGAAATCATGCCGCAGGGCTATTCCATCCCGCTGCTGCAGGCCATTGACCGCGCGCTGGCGCTGCACATGGAGGATCGTCCGCAGTCCATCGACGAGTTCGCCGCGCTGATTGAGATGCCGGTCGCCGGGATCAACGACGTGCTGACGGCGAAAAAGCCCGGCACGATGCTGGTTCCGGTTGAAGACGAGAAACCGGCTTCGCTGCTCGACTGGCGCCGCTACAAGATCCCGGGCATGGTTGCCGCGGGCGTGCTGGTGGGTATTGTCGCCGGGGCGATGATTTTCAGCGGCGGTAACGATGCGCCAGAGCAGGCTGCGCAGGCACCGGCAGAGACGCGTCCAACCGAAACTGCCGCGAACGCCCCAGACGTGAAGCCAGAAACGGCGAAGGTGAGCGAACCGGCGACAGCACAGCAGACCCCACCGCCTGCCGCGAGCCCTGTTGCGTTGGTCTATATCCGCATCCTCGACGGCGAAACGCTGAAAGTAAACGGCGAGCCAAAAGCGCTGCGCCCGGGAACCAACGGCTATGCATCGCTCAAGCTGCCGGCCGGTGAGGCGAAGATTGAACTGCAGGGCAACGGAAGAACGCGTGGCCAGACGCTGGATATTGCCAAGCCGGGCACCTGGCTGGTGAATCCGTAG